The following are encoded in a window of Massilia sp. R2A-15 genomic DNA:
- a CDS encoding M2 family metallopeptidase produces the protein MHKIPSLLVAGAFLAAPVAMAASKPTVAEAERFVADAEAKLEKMGINAQRAEWVAENFITNDTETITAQANEQFLTVNGEIARKARRYNGLKLPEATARKLKLLQLSLSLSDAGDRETYARLAASMTGSYGKAKYCPKLADGTSGPCMPLGEMEKVLAESRDPARLKEMWLGWHAQSPAYKQSYAEYVAVSNKGAREMGFADTGAMWRSQYDMPPEAFAAEMERLWQQVKPLYDSLHTYTRYKLRQTYGSTLVPATGPIPAHLFGNMWSQSWDNLYPILKPPVATSTYDTGKVLAERKTSAQDMTRYAERFYTSLGMETLPATFWERSLLTKPRDRDVVCHASAWDIDTQLDVRIKMCITPTSEDFATIHHELGHIYYDLAYRKQPYLFKNGANEGFHEAIGDTVALSITPDYLMKVSLMTQAPDPAQDLGPMMHRALEKVSFLPFAFLVDQWRWKVYAGATKPADYDKSWWDLREKYQGVSRPAPMVDGGFDAGAKYHVASDTSYSRYFLATLLQFQFHRALCREAGNTGPLNRCSIYGNKKAGAKFQAMLAMGASKPWPEALKAITGEDKIDGNALIEYFAPLKTWLDEQNKQLALADKNVKP, from the coding sequence TTGCACAAGATTCCTTCACTGCTGGTGGCGGGAGCCTTCCTCGCCGCGCCAGTCGCCATGGCGGCCAGCAAGCCGACCGTCGCCGAAGCCGAGCGTTTCGTCGCAGACGCCGAGGCAAAGCTCGAAAAGATGGGCATCAACGCCCAGCGCGCCGAATGGGTCGCTGAAAACTTCATCACCAACGACACGGAAACCATCACTGCGCAGGCCAACGAGCAGTTCCTGACCGTGAACGGCGAGATCGCCCGCAAGGCCCGCCGCTACAACGGCCTGAAGCTGCCGGAAGCGACCGCGCGCAAGCTCAAGCTGCTGCAATTGTCGCTGTCCCTGTCCGACGCCGGCGACCGCGAGACCTACGCGCGCCTTGCCGCCAGCATGACCGGATCCTACGGCAAGGCCAAGTACTGCCCGAAACTGGCCGACGGCACGAGCGGGCCGTGCATGCCGCTGGGAGAGATGGAAAAGGTGCTCGCCGAAAGCCGCGATCCGGCCCGCTTGAAAGAGATGTGGCTCGGCTGGCACGCCCAGTCGCCGGCCTACAAGCAGAGCTACGCCGAGTACGTCGCCGTGTCCAACAAGGGTGCGCGAGAGATGGGCTTTGCCGACACCGGCGCGATGTGGCGTTCGCAGTACGACATGCCGCCCGAGGCGTTCGCCGCCGAGATGGAGCGCCTGTGGCAGCAGGTCAAGCCGCTGTACGATTCGCTGCACACCTACACGCGCTACAAGCTGCGCCAGACCTACGGCTCGACCCTGGTGCCGGCAACCGGCCCGATTCCGGCCCACCTGTTCGGCAATATGTGGAGCCAGTCCTGGGACAACCTGTACCCGATCCTCAAGCCGCCGGTCGCCACCAGCACGTACGACACGGGCAAGGTGCTGGCCGAACGCAAGACCAGCGCGCAGGACATGACGCGCTACGCCGAACGCTTCTACACCTCGCTCGGCATGGAGACCCTGCCCGCCACGTTCTGGGAGCGCTCGCTGCTGACCAAGCCCCGGGACCGCGACGTGGTCTGCCACGCCTCCGCGTGGGACATCGACACCCAGCTCGACGTGCGCATCAAGATGTGCATCACGCCGACGTCCGAGGATTTCGCCACCATCCACCACGAGCTGGGCCACATCTACTACGACCTGGCCTACCGCAAGCAGCCCTACCTGTTCAAGAATGGCGCCAACGAAGGCTTCCATGAAGCGATCGGCGACACGGTGGCGCTGTCGATCACGCCGGACTACCTGATGAAGGTATCGCTGATGACCCAGGCGCCCGATCCGGCGCAGGACCTCGGCCCGATGATGCACCGCGCGCTGGAGAAGGTGTCGTTCCTGCCGTTCGCCTTCCTGGTCGACCAGTGGCGCTGGAAGGTCTATGCCGGCGCGACCAAGCCGGCCGACTACGACAAGTCGTGGTGGGACCTGCGCGAGAAGTACCAGGGCGTGTCGCGCCCGGCGCCGATGGTGGACGGCGGCTTCGATGCCGGCGCCAAGTACCACGTCGCCAGCGACACCTCGTACTCGCGCTACTTCCTGGCCACGCTGCTGCAGTTCCAGTTCCACCGCGCGCTGTGCCGCGAGGCCGGCAACACCGGGCCGCTGAACCGTTGCTCGATATACGGCAACAAGAAGGCCGGCGCCAAGTTCCAGGCGATGCTGGCAATGGGCGCGAGCAAGCCATGGCCGGAAGCGCTGAAGGCCATCACGGGCGAAGACAAGATCGACGGCAACGCCCTGATCGAATACTTCGCGCCGCTCAAGACCTGGCTCGATGAACAGAACAAGCAGCTGGCGCTGGCGGACAAGAACGTCAAGCCCTGA
- a CDS encoding ABC transporter ATP-binding protein: MSDILDIRGLQAFYGKSHILHGVDLRVGEGEIVSLLGRNGVGRSTLVKAVMGQVAASGSVRFRGSELLGLKAFQIAHKGVGYVPENRDIFPTLTVEQNLVLGQKRSTPGRWTLADMYRMFPRLEERRLVAAGVLSGGEQQMLTLCRTLMGDPDLIMIDEPTEGLAPKIVALVAEYLLALKEKGVAVLLVEQKLAIALDISQRVYVMGHGAIVFEGTPAELRANAAVRKEWLEV; this comes from the coding sequence ATGAGCGACATCCTCGACATACGTGGCTTGCAGGCGTTCTACGGCAAGAGCCACATCCTGCATGGCGTCGATCTGCGTGTGGGCGAAGGCGAGATCGTCAGCCTGCTGGGGCGCAACGGCGTCGGGCGCTCGACGCTGGTGAAGGCGGTGATGGGGCAGGTGGCCGCGAGCGGCTCGGTGCGATTCAGGGGGAGCGAGCTGCTGGGATTGAAGGCCTTCCAGATTGCGCACAAGGGCGTTGGCTACGTGCCGGAGAACCGCGACATCTTCCCGACGCTGACGGTGGAGCAGAACCTGGTGCTGGGCCAGAAGCGCTCCACGCCGGGACGTTGGACTTTGGCGGACATGTACCGGATGTTCCCGCGGCTCGAGGAACGGCGCCTTGTCGCGGCCGGCGTGCTGTCGGGCGGCGAACAACAGATGCTGACCCTGTGCCGCACCTTGATGGGCGATCCGGACCTGATCATGATCGACGAGCCGACCGAGGGGCTGGCGCCGAAGATCGTCGCGCTGGTGGCCGAGTACCTGCTGGCGCTGAAGGAAAAGGGCGTCGCGGTGCTGCTGGTTGAGCAGAAGCTGGCGATAGCCCTCGATATTTCGCAGCGGGTTTACGTGATGGGGCATGGCGCCATCGTGTTCGAGGGGACGCCGGCCGAACTGCGTGCCAATGCCGCCGTCCGCAAGGAATGGCTAGAGGTCTGA
- a CDS encoding 3-hydroxyacyl-CoA dehydrogenase NAD-binding domain-containing protein — MSADYVVNGSVAVITLNNPPVNGLGLATRTAAVEGLRKAQADDAVKAIVITGAGKAFSGGADIKEFNSPKALTEPTLHSLIRVVENSEKPTVAAIHTICMGGGLELALGCNYRVAMPGAQIALPEVKLGLLPGAGGTQRLPRVVGLEKAVNMIVSGTFIPSEKLADTALFDEVFAKDANLLESAIAFANKVADVRPLPKVRDRKVDYPNHEAFLQFTRNTVKAMSGPFPAPIECVETVAASVTHKFEDGLKFERERFLHLAQTPESKALRHAFFAERNASKVPDVPADTPVREIRQAAIVGAGTMGGGIAMNFANAGIPVILLETKQEALDKGLATIRKNYENTMKKGKLTQEKFDQRVGLITGTLSYADIAQADIVVEAVFEDMGVKESVFRQLDAVMKPGAILASNTSTLDVDKIAAFTSRPQDVVGTHFFSPANVMKLLEIVRGKETGKDVLATTLALSKKLKKTGVVSGVCDGFIGNRMVEQYVRQAGFLLEEGCLPEQVDKAAEKFGFAMGPFRMGDLAGNDIGWYIRKRRYVEQPDIVYSKTADLLCEMGRFGQKTGAGWYDYKAGDRKAYPSQEVNDMILKNSADIGVERRKISDQEIVERLVYALVNEGARILEEGIAMRASDIDMVYLTGYGFPLFRGGPMFYADTVGLYNVLMAIEKFAKGRHGEAWKPAPLLVKLAAEGKRFND, encoded by the coding sequence ATGAGCGCCGATTACGTGGTCAATGGCAGTGTCGCCGTCATCACATTGAACAATCCGCCGGTCAACGGGCTGGGGCTCGCCACCCGCACCGCGGCCGTCGAAGGGCTGCGCAAGGCGCAAGCCGACGACGCGGTCAAGGCGATCGTGATCACCGGCGCCGGCAAGGCCTTCTCGGGCGGCGCCGACATCAAGGAATTCAATTCGCCGAAGGCCCTGACCGAACCGACGCTGCACTCCCTGATTCGCGTGGTCGAAAATTCGGAGAAGCCGACCGTCGCCGCGATCCACACGATCTGCATGGGCGGCGGCTTGGAGCTGGCCCTCGGCTGCAACTACCGCGTGGCGATGCCAGGGGCGCAGATCGCGCTGCCGGAAGTCAAACTGGGTTTGCTGCCAGGCGCCGGCGGTACCCAGCGCCTGCCGCGCGTGGTCGGCCTGGAGAAGGCGGTCAACATGATCGTCTCCGGCACCTTCATCCCTTCCGAAAAGCTGGCCGACACCGCGCTGTTCGACGAGGTGTTCGCCAAGGACGCCAACCTGCTCGAATCGGCCATTGCGTTCGCCAACAAGGTCGCCGACGTGCGTCCGCTGCCGAAGGTGCGCGACCGCAAGGTGGACTATCCGAACCACGAAGCCTTCCTGCAGTTCACACGCAACACGGTCAAGGCCATGTCCGGACCGTTCCCGGCGCCGATCGAATGCGTGGAGACGGTTGCCGCTTCGGTCACCCATAAGTTCGAGGACGGCCTGAAGTTCGAGCGCGAGCGCTTCCTGCACCTGGCGCAGACACCAGAGTCGAAGGCGCTGCGCCATGCCTTCTTCGCCGAGCGTAACGCCAGCAAGGTGCCGGATGTGCCGGCCGATACGCCGGTGCGCGAGATCCGCCAGGCTGCCATCGTCGGCGCCGGCACGATGGGCGGCGGCATCGCGATGAACTTCGCGAACGCCGGCATCCCGGTGATCCTGCTCGAGACCAAGCAGGAAGCGCTGGACAAGGGCCTCGCGACGATCCGCAAGAACTACGAGAACACCATGAAGAAGGGCAAGCTGACGCAGGAGAAGTTCGACCAGCGCGTGGGCCTGATCACAGGCACCTTGTCGTACGCCGACATCGCCCAGGCCGATATCGTGGTCGAAGCTGTGTTCGAGGACATGGGCGTGAAAGAGTCGGTGTTCCGGCAGCTCGATGCGGTGATGAAGCCGGGCGCGATCCTGGCATCGAACACGTCGACGCTGGATGTCGACAAGATCGCCGCGTTCACCAGCCGTCCGCAGGATGTCGTGGGCACCCACTTTTTCAGCCCGGCCAATGTGATGAAGCTGCTGGAAATCGTGCGCGGGAAAGAGACCGGCAAGGACGTGCTGGCCACCACGCTGGCGCTGTCGAAGAAGCTGAAGAAGACCGGCGTGGTGTCGGGCGTGTGCGACGGCTTCATCGGCAACCGCATGGTGGAGCAGTACGTTCGCCAGGCCGGCTTCCTGCTGGAAGAAGGCTGCCTGCCGGAGCAGGTGGACAAGGCGGCCGAGAAATTCGGGTTTGCGATGGGACCGTTCCGCATGGGCGACCTGGCCGGCAACGACATCGGCTGGTATATCCGCAAGCGCCGCTACGTCGAGCAGCCGGACATCGTGTATTCGAAGACGGCCGACCTGCTGTGCGAAATGGGCCGGTTCGGCCAGAAGACCGGCGCCGGCTGGTACGACTACAAGGCGGGCGACCGCAAGGCCTACCCGAGCCAGGAGGTCAACGACATGATCCTCAAGAACTCGGCGGACATCGGCGTTGAACGGCGCAAGATTTCGGACCAGGAGATTGTCGAACGGCTGGTGTATGCGCTGGTGAACGAGGGCGCGCGCATCCTGGAGGAGGGGATTGCGATGCGGGCGTCGGACATCGACATGGTGTACCTGACTGGCTATGGCTTCCCGTTGTTCCGCGGCGGGCCGATGTTCTATGCCGACACGGTGGGGCTGTACAACGTGCTGATGGCGATCGAGAAGTTTGCCAAGGGCCGGCACGGCGAGGCGTGGAAGCCGGCGCCGCTGCTGGTTAAACTGGCGGCCGAGGGCAAGCGCTTCAACGACTAG
- a CDS encoding MFS transporter — MAITPGLAAGGHTAAPPSTGITKEERKVIFASSLGTVFEWYDFYLYGSLAAIIGKQFFLGDQTTSFIFALMTFAAGFLVRPFGALVFGRLGDMIGRKYTFLITILIMGSSTFVVGLLPGYASIGIAAPIILVTLRVLQGLALGGEYGGAATYVAEHAPEGKRGLFTSWIQTTATMGLFLSLMVILGTRTAIGEPAFLEWGWRVPFLVSVLLLAVSVWIRLSMNESPAFAKMKAEGKTSKAPLTESFLKGRNAKIVFLALVGLTMGQAVVWYTGQFYALFFLTQTLKVDGALANILIAISLALGTPFFIFFGSLSDKIGRKYIILGGCLIAALTYFPIFGAITHYANPALETALKNSPVTVTADPATCHFQFNPTGTSKFPSSCDIATGMLTAASVSYTKIDAPAGTVASVKVGDKVFNSFDANMDAAGLDFDAGSKKKVATLKTDLGGAIKAAGYPAAADSAQINKPMVVALLFVLVLYVTMVYGPIAAMLVEMFPTRIRYTSMSLPYHIGNGWFGGFLPTTAFALVALKGDIYYGLWYPIVIALITVVIGTLFVKETKDNDIYAAD, encoded by the coding sequence ATGGCAATCACACCCGGCTTGGCCGCTGGCGGGCACACCGCAGCCCCGCCATCGACAGGCATCACCAAGGAAGAGCGCAAGGTCATTTTCGCGTCTTCCCTCGGCACCGTTTTCGAATGGTATGACTTCTACCTATACGGCTCGCTTGCCGCGATCATCGGCAAGCAGTTCTTCCTCGGCGACCAGACCACCTCCTTCATCTTCGCCCTCATGACCTTCGCGGCCGGATTCCTGGTTCGCCCGTTCGGCGCGCTGGTGTTCGGCCGCCTCGGCGACATGATCGGCCGGAAGTACACCTTCCTGATCACGATCCTGATCATGGGTTCGTCGACCTTCGTCGTCGGCCTGTTGCCCGGCTATGCCAGCATTGGCATCGCCGCGCCGATCATCCTGGTGACCCTGCGCGTGCTGCAAGGCCTGGCGCTGGGCGGCGAGTACGGCGGCGCTGCAACCTACGTCGCGGAACACGCGCCGGAAGGCAAGCGCGGCCTGTTCACCTCATGGATCCAGACCACCGCGACGATGGGCCTGTTCCTCTCGCTCATGGTCATTCTCGGCACCCGCACGGCGATTGGCGAGCCAGCGTTCCTGGAATGGGGCTGGCGCGTTCCTTTCCTGGTCTCCGTCCTGCTGCTGGCCGTCTCGGTGTGGATTCGCCTGTCGATGAACGAGTCGCCCGCATTCGCCAAGATGAAGGCCGAAGGCAAGACCTCGAAGGCGCCGCTGACCGAGTCGTTCCTGAAGGGCCGCAACGCCAAGATCGTCTTCCTGGCGCTGGTTGGCCTGACGATGGGCCAGGCAGTTGTCTGGTACACGGGCCAATTCTACGCGCTGTTCTTCCTGACCCAGACCCTGAAGGTCGACGGCGCCCTTGCGAACATCCTGATCGCCATCTCGCTGGCGCTGGGAACTCCGTTCTTCATCTTCTTCGGCAGCCTGTCGGACAAGATCGGCCGCAAGTACATCATCCTGGGCGGCTGCCTGATCGCCGCGCTGACCTACTTCCCGATTTTCGGCGCGATCACCCACTACGCTAATCCTGCACTGGAAACCGCGTTGAAAAACTCGCCAGTGACAGTCACGGCCGATCCAGCCACCTGCCACTTCCAGTTCAACCCGACCGGCACCTCGAAATTCCCGTCGTCCTGTGACATCGCCACCGGCATGCTGACGGCAGCTTCGGTCAGCTACACCAAGATCGACGCGCCTGCGGGCACCGTTGCCAGCGTCAAGGTCGGCGACAAGGTGTTCAACTCCTTCGACGCCAATATGGATGCCGCGGGTCTCGACTTCGACGCCGGCAGCAAGAAGAAGGTAGCGACGTTGAAGACCGACCTGGGCGGCGCGATCAAGGCCGCCGGCTACCCGGCCGCCGCCGATTCTGCGCAAATCAACAAGCCGATGGTTGTCGCCTTGCTGTTTGTCCTGGTGCTGTATGTGACGATGGTCTACGGCCCGATCGCCGCGATGCTGGTCGAGATGTTCCCGACCCGTATCCGCTACACCTCGATGTCCCTGCCCTACCACATCGGTAACGGCTGGTTCGGCGGTTTCCTGCCGACCACCGCGTTCGCGCTGGTGGCGTTGAAAGGCGACATCTACTACGGCCTGTGGTACCCGATCGTCATCGCGCTGATCACCGTCGTCATCGGCACGCTGTTCGTCAAGGAGACCAAGGACAACGACATCTACGCGGCCGACTGA
- a CDS encoding four-helix bundle copper-binding protein — protein sequence MLDREKQNRENCIAACAAAIAACQACAAGDIRAGTSLCALINLDCIDICTATMNAMARGSEHHGDFCTVCAHICRACATACAAHAQVHEHCAVCMRACEHCASECMKHAKERHL from the coding sequence ATGCTTGACAGGGAAAAGCAAAACCGGGAGAACTGCATCGCGGCGTGCGCGGCGGCGATTGCCGCGTGCCAGGCCTGCGCCGCGGGAGATATCCGGGCCGGCACGTCGTTGTGCGCGCTGATCAATCTCGATTGCATCGACATCTGCACTGCGACGATGAATGCGATGGCGCGCGGCTCGGAGCATCATGGCGATTTCTGCACTGTGTGTGCGCACATCTGCCGCGCGTGCGCGACGGCCTGCGCGGCGCATGCGCAGGTGCACGAGCACTGCGCGGTGTGCATGCGCGCGTGCGAGCACTGCGCCAGCGAGTGCATGAAGCACGCAAAAGAGCGGCATCTTTAG
- a CDS encoding ABC transporter ATP-binding protein, translating into MNALELKDVRKSFGKSEIIRGASLAVAKGERCAIIGPNGAGKSTLFNLVSGRHGISSGDIRLNGRSVAGLQPHQINRLGLARSFQISNLFDKLTVYENLRCAALWSLGYRYSFWQRLDGLRDAHERAEQVLEEIGLQRQRHLPAAVLTYAEQRALEIGLTIAGGADVILLDEPTAGMSRGESDAAVELIRKVTAGKTLVMVEHDMGVVFGLADKIAVLVYGEVIACDTPANIRANAAVQAAYLGEP; encoded by the coding sequence ATGAATGCACTCGAACTGAAGGACGTGCGCAAAAGCTTCGGCAAGTCGGAGATCATCCGCGGCGCAAGCCTGGCTGTCGCGAAGGGCGAACGTTGCGCGATCATCGGGCCGAACGGCGCCGGCAAATCCACGCTGTTCAATCTGGTCTCCGGACGCCACGGAATCAGTAGCGGCGACATCCGCCTGAATGGGCGCAGCGTGGCCGGCCTGCAGCCGCACCAGATCAACCGCCTCGGCCTGGCGCGGAGCTTCCAGATCAGCAATCTGTTCGACAAGCTGACCGTGTACGAGAACCTGCGCTGTGCGGCGCTATGGTCGCTGGGTTACAGGTATTCGTTCTGGCAGCGGCTCGACGGACTGCGCGACGCGCACGAGCGCGCCGAACAGGTGCTCGAGGAGATCGGCCTGCAGCGCCAGCGGCATTTGCCCGCGGCGGTGCTGACCTACGCCGAGCAGCGCGCGCTGGAAATCGGCCTCACCATCGCCGGCGGCGCCGACGTCATCCTGCTCGACGAACCGACCGCGGGAATGAGCCGCGGCGAGTCGGACGCGGCGGTCGAACTGATCCGAAAGGTCACGGCCGGCAAGACGCTGGTCATGGTGGAACACGACATGGGCGTGGTGTTCGGGCTGGCCGACAAGATCGCGGTGCTGGTGTACGGCGAGGTGATCGCCTGCGATACGCCGGCCAACATCCGCGCCAACGCCGCGGTGCAAGCCGCTTACCTGGGCGAGCCATGA
- a CDS encoding branched-chain amino acid ABC transporter permease — protein MTYRPLNLGRWLLWSAFALLLIVAPLIFTRGAALSILCQIGTVMILGLSYNMLLGQGGMLSFGHAVYSGLGAFCAVHAMNATGMRVPTTLIPLVGGVAGMFFGVLFGYVTTRKSGTTFAMITLGLVELVFAGSLMFPEFFGGEGGVTTNRTAGQPFLGITYGPQIQVYYLIAAWLFASTAAMFAFTRTPLGRILNAVRDNPERAGFIGYDAQWVRYLTLILSAFFAGISGALGAINFEIVSAENVSAIRSGAILLFVFIGGIGFFFGPLIGAVVGVFFTVMLSEFTAAWQLYLGLFFIAVVRFAPGGLSHLLLQLLRVARFGGFGRIGLPLVAVSWATLVGVAGFVIGVELLYHLTLESASGSGMMLFGIQTDTHSAGPWVMAATLLLGSWLGYRRHQPRYMAAWDEVHAEIAGKQKRGAA, from the coding sequence ATGACGTACCGGCCCCTGAATCTCGGGCGCTGGCTGCTGTGGAGCGCCTTTGCGCTGCTTCTGATCGTCGCGCCGCTGATCTTCACCAGGGGCGCCGCGCTGTCGATCCTGTGCCAGATCGGCACCGTGATGATCTTAGGGCTGTCGTACAACATGCTGCTCGGGCAGGGCGGCATGCTGTCGTTTGGCCACGCCGTCTACTCCGGTCTTGGCGCGTTCTGTGCGGTCCACGCGATGAACGCCACCGGAATGCGCGTGCCAACCACCTTGATCCCGCTGGTGGGCGGCGTCGCCGGGATGTTTTTCGGCGTGCTGTTCGGTTACGTCACGACGCGCAAATCCGGCACCACGTTCGCGATGATCACGCTCGGCCTGGTGGAACTGGTGTTCGCCGGCTCGCTGATGTTCCCGGAGTTCTTCGGCGGCGAGGGCGGCGTCACGACCAACCGCACGGCCGGCCAGCCGTTCCTCGGCATCACGTACGGGCCGCAGATCCAGGTGTACTACCTGATCGCGGCCTGGCTGTTCGCCAGCACCGCGGCGATGTTCGCGTTCACCCGCACGCCGCTGGGGCGCATCCTCAACGCGGTGCGCGACAACCCGGAGCGCGCCGGCTTCATCGGCTACGACGCGCAGTGGGTGCGCTACCTGACGCTGATCCTGTCGGCCTTCTTTGCCGGCATTTCAGGAGCGCTGGGCGCGATCAACTTCGAAATCGTCAGCGCGGAAAACGTCAGCGCGATCCGTTCCGGCGCCATCCTGCTGTTCGTCTTCATCGGCGGCATCGGCTTCTTTTTCGGCCCGCTCATCGGCGCGGTGGTCGGCGTCTTCTTTACGGTAATGCTTTCGGAGTTCACCGCCGCCTGGCAGCTGTACCTTGGTCTGTTCTTCATCGCCGTGGTGCGCTTTGCGCCGGGCGGCCTGTCGCACCTGCTGTTGCAGCTGCTGCGCGTGGCGCGCTTCGGCGGGTTCGGCCGAATCGGGCTGCCGCTGGTGGCGGTGTCCTGGGCCACGCTGGTTGGCGTAGCTGGCTTCGTGATCGGCGTGGAGTTGCTGTACCACCTGACGCTGGAGTCGGCCAGCGGCAGCGGCATGATGCTGTTCGGCATCCAGACCGACACGCATTCGGCGGGGCCGTGGGTGATGGCGGCGACACTGCTGCTGGGGTCGTGGCTCGGCTATCGGCGCCACCAGCCAAGATATATGGCCGCGTGGGACGAGGTGCACGCGGAAATCGCCGGCAAACAGAAGCGGGGCGCGGCATGA